In the Gossypium raimondii isolate GPD5lz chromosome 9, ASM2569854v1, whole genome shotgun sequence genome, one interval contains:
- the LOC105800425 gene encoding vesicle transport protein GOT1: MVYEITEQQKVGLGLIGFGISFAFLGVSLFFDRGLLALGNILWLAGVVILIGWYSTLQLFRKNYKGTACFILGLFFLFVRWPIVGIILEIYGCFVVFSGFWPSVSGFLCHIPVVGWVIQYPVMFLDRLRRG; the protein is encoded by the exons AGGTTGGCTTGGGTCTTATTGGCTTCGGTATCTCCTTCGCATTTCTAGGTGTATCTCTCTTCTTTGACCGGGGTCTGCTTGCTTTAGGAAAT ATTTTGTGGTTAGCAGGGGTCGTAATATTGATCGGTTGGTATTCTACTTTGCAGCTTTTCAGAAAAAACTACAAG GGTACTGCTTGTTTTATTCTGGGGCTCTTTTTCTTATTCGTGCGTTGGCCAATAGTTGGTATAATCTTGGAAATATATGGTTGCTTTGTGGTTTTCAG tGGCTTTTGGCCTTCGGTCAGTGGGTTCCTCTGTCACATTCCGGTTGTTGGATGGGTTATACAGTATCCGGTCATG TTCCTTGATCGGTTGAGAAGGGGTTAG
- the LOC105797978 gene encoding galactolipase DONGLE, chloroplastic: MESKVFRPRLNLNHVTFQGNNNHAQSHSFGQVFLHKKTGVSSSRRSVVAAEAAAMAEETIAKTGNSALSHFWREVQGSNNWENLVEPLHPLLRKEIIRYGEFVAACYKAFDLDPTSKRYLHCKYGKSRMLNEVGMEDCGYTVTKYIYATPDINIPMQNEASRGHWIGYVAVSSDESFVKRLGRRDLLIAFRGTVTNHEWVTNLMSSLTPARLDPNNPDPDVKVESGFLSLYTSDETKSKFGLASCREQLLSEVSRLLNKHKVEDLSITLAGHSMGSALALLLAYDIAELGLNKTDHETVPITAFSFGGPRVGNPSFKQRCEELGVKVMRIVNVNDPITKLPGMFLNENFRVLGGRYELPWISCSCYAHVGVELVMDFFNVQNPSCVHDLETYISLLKCPTKTLHTRKEGFDNLLNRARELIFSARSLKSICL; encoded by the coding sequence ATGGAGTCAAAAGTTTTCAGACCAAGATTAAACCTGAACCATGTTACATTTCAAGGCAACAACAACCACGCTCAATCACATTCATTTGGGCAAGTCTTTTTGCATAAAAAAACTGGGGTTTCTTCATCAAGACGATCTGTTGTTGCTGCAGAAGCAGCAGCAATGGCAGAGGAGACTATTGCTAAAACTGGTAATTCAGCCTTATCTCATTTCTGGAGAGAGGTTCAAGGTTCAAACAACTGGGAAAATCTAGTAGAACCATTGCACCCTCTCCTCAGAAAAGAGATTATTCGATATGGAGAGTTCGTTGCAGCATGTTACAAGGCCTTCGACCTCGATCCCACTTCCAAAAGATACTTGCATTGCAAGTATGGCAAAAGTAGGATGTTAAATGAAGTTGGCATGGAGGATTGTGGTTATACAGTAACTAAATATATCTACGCTACACCCGATATCAACATCCCAATGCAAAACGAGGCCTCTCGTGGTCATTGGATCGGATATGTAGCCGTGTCATCGGATGAATCCTTCGTTAAAAGGCTCGGGAGACGAGATTTGCTGATAGCATTTCGTGGAACGGTTACGAATCATGAATGGGTTACTAATTTAATGAGCTCACTAACGCCTGCACGCCTCGACCCCAATAATCCAGATCCCGATGTGAAAGTGGAGTCTGGGTTTTTGAGCTTGTATACATCTGATGAAACCAAGAGCAAATTCGGGCTCGCAAGTTGTCGAGAGCAGCTTTTATCTGAGGTTTCCAGGCTGTTAAACAAGCACAAAGTTGAGGATTTGAGCATTACATTGGCTGGCCATAGTATGGGGAGTGCTTTGGCTCTTCTTCTTGCTTATGATATAGCTGAGCTTGGTTTAAATAAAACTGATCATGAAACAGTACCAATCACTGCGTTTTCCTTTGGGGGACCAAGAGTGGGGAACCCAAGTTTCAAGCAAAGGTGTGAGGAATTAGGGGTTAAAGTGATGAGAATAGTGAATGTAAATGACCCCATTACAAAGCTTCCAGGGATGTTTTTGAATGagaattttagggttttgggggGGAGATATGAGTTGCCATGGATAAGTTGCTCTTGTTATGCTCATGTTGGGGTTGAGTTAGTGATGGATTTCTTCAATGTTCAAAACCCTTCATGTGTGCACGATCTTGAAACCTATATCAGCTTACTCAAATGCCCCACCAAAACATTGCACACTCGAAAGGAgggttttgataatttattgaaTAGGGCAAGGGAGCTAATCTTCAGTGCACGAAGTTTGAAATCAATTTGCCTTTGA